In Chitinophagaceae bacterium C216, the genomic stretch AGAGACCTGTTTGTAAGAATACAGGTACACGCCCCAACACATCGTGACCTAGACGGATCTTGGTTCCGAGCTTTCGACTTCGGACGTTGGGAGTATTGGGCCAGCAATGCCGACTCTGGCTGGGGTCCATGGGGCACACAAACAGGATGGACACAATCCTGGGTATTGAATGCATTAATTACTGGATTGAAAAATACCAACTACTGGGACACTACGAAAAGCACATTTGACACAGAGGCTTTCCGCCTAACATTCACAGAAACTTTAAACATTATGTTGAAATGAAAAATTAATTCTTATGACATTGTATTCCAGACTCGCAAAACTCATTGTGCCGATTGTGCTATGCCTGGTAGGCGTGGCCTGTTCTCGTGACCCCAAAATTGGAAGTTACGGCGATCCTTCACCGGCTTCGATTTACAATCTCCGCCGTGTTCAGGTTCAAGATCAGATTGTACTAGGAGAAACCGCCATCAGAGCAGTGGTAGTTTCCGACGCTAACGGTGGTAATTTCCCCGGCAACAGATTAATAGTACAAGACCTAACACAGGATGCCGCCATTAACATTGAATTGAAAGAAAGCTCCCATCAGTTTACTAAAAACGATATCGTCGTACTTAACCTAAAAGGAGCCATTCTGAAACGAATTGGAGGAGATTTGTGGGTAACCAATCTATCCTCATCACAAATCACAAGCACAGGCGAGCAACAAAGTCTCATGCCCAAATCCACCAATATTGCAGCATTGCTTGCCAATGCAAAATACTGGGGACCTATGCTGGTTAAATTGGAAAAAATCACTCTCGATAGCGAGAGCAATAAGCTCAACGGCAAAATTTTAATTGACGATGAAATTGCCGAAATGTATGCCTCCTTTGCCAACAACTCCGTATTTGCCACTATCGATAACCCCGGCTTTGTACAATCATTGGTGGGATTGGCGTCATTTACCGATAATGAATTACTCTTCTATCTAAGAGACTTGGAGGACATCAAAGTAGGAGTAGACGAACTACTTGAAGACTTTGAGCTTTCATACAACACCAACTACGATCGAAAAGTAATGACCTTTATCACAGGTCAATGGATTATTGACGGTGGTATTACAGCAAATACAGCCGCAGATCCCAAAAACGGTAGACAAAGTATCCGCCTACAAGGTACTGTGGGTAACAACGTGCGTAACGGTATCATTGAAATGAATTTTGATCTGAAAGGAGTAAAATCCATCTCTGTATCCCACGGCATCTACCCTGCTACAGCCGAATTAGGAAACGTTAATCCCACTGTATTCACTGTAGAGATTTCAAAAGACGGTGGAGCCACTTATACTCCATTAGGTACAGTTGAAGTGGATACCCAATATTCAGGATTAAAAACAACCACATTCCCCGTAAACGCCACCTTTAATGAAGCAGTGCGTTTCCGCGTGGTAAACACTTCCATTCCTTTCGCAAACAACAACAAACCTCGTATTAACATAGATGATATCCACTTTAAATTTTAATTGACTGAAATATGAGCAAACTTTTTAGAAATATATACATCCTATGCTATTGTTTGCTTTTGACGAACATTAGCATAGCTCAAAACGGTACAACAATTACCGGTATAGTAATGGATGAAGAAGGTAAAGCCCTCAAAGACGTAAGCGTTACTATTAATGGTACTGCTGCGGGCACCAAGACCAATGATGAAGGAAGATTCACACTACATAGCAACGCGTCTCAGGGCAGTATAACTTTTTCTTATGTTGGCTATAAAACAGAAGTAAGAACTTTTTCAGGCAATGCTCAGATTAATCTGGTATTAACTGCCGACAAAAAGGCGCTGGATGAAGTAGTAGTGGTAGGTTATGGTACACAGCGCAAAGCCAATTTGACTGGTGCCGTTGAACAAATTACCGACGAAGCCTTAAAAAACAGGCCTCTAACCAACCTGTCGCAAGGCTTACAGGGTTTGATACCTAACCTAAACCTTACACCTCCCGATGGTCGTCCCAGTACTTCTGCAACTTTTAACGTACGTGGGGTAACATCAATCGGACAGGGAGGAGAAGCATTAGTATTGATTGACGGAGTGGAAGGCAATCCTGCACTCATCAACCCACAGGATATTGCATCCATTACTGTTTTGAAAGATGCAGCTTCATCTGCGATCTATGGTGCAAGAGGTGCGTTTGGAGTGATTTTGATTACTACCAAAAATCCGCAAAATGAAAAACTGCAGATCAACTACACTTCTAACTACTCCATCAAGAAACCAACTTATATTCCAGAGTTTGTAACTGACGGGTACACTTGGGCTTCTATGTTTAATGAAGCATTTGCAAGTTGGAATAACTACGCCAGCTATCCGCAAAATGTCAACAAAACGCTGCCATTCTCTCAGGAGTACTTGCAGGAGTTGAAACGCAGGTCAGAAGATCCTTCTCTACCTCGTGTAGAAGTAGATCCTGTAACCGGCCAGTATGTATATTACGATAGTCACAACTGGTTTAAGGATCTGTATAAAAGCAACACACAGTCCATTGATCAGGGCATAACTGTATCCGGTAAAAGCAATAGAACAAGCTATTTATTATCGGGACATTACTTTAATCAACCAGGCCTGTTTCGATATAATTCTGATGATTACAAAATGTATAATGTACGCTCCAAAGGAAGCTTAGATGTATTCCCTTGGTTGACCGTCTCAAACAACACCGACTTCTCCAAAGTAATCTATCATATTCCCATGAACGTTGGAGAAACTGGCGGTATATGGAGAAATATCGTGGCAGAAGGTCACCCCATGGTACCTCTGTATAACCCCGACGGAACACTTACCTACTCCGCCGCTTATACCGTGGGAGACTACGCTTATGGTAAAAACGGAATGGACTATGACAAAAACATATTCCGTAATACAGCATCATTTAATGCAAGATTCTTCAATAATGCTTTAAACATAAAAGGAGATTTTACTTATCAAATTACCAATAACAATGAAACACGCAGACGCGTTCCGGTACCTTACAGTCGTATTCCGGGCGTAATCGAATACCTGGGTAACGCGTATAACGATATGCGTGTTATCAAGCGCAGTACAGAATATATAGCTTCTAACCTTTATGGTGAATTTGAGAAAAAATTCAAAAGACACTATTTAAAAACCTTGCTGGGTTATAACTATGAGCTCAGCACCTATAAACGTGTGGGTACTGAACGTAATGGTTTGATTTACGCTGATGCAGAAGACCTGAACTTGGCCTTAGGCGAATCCATGACAATTACTGGCGGATACGAACAATGGAACATAATGGGAGGATTCTTCAGAGTGAACTATAGCTATGACGATCGTTATCTGCTCGAAATAAACGGCCGTTACGATGGTTCTTCTAAATTCCCTGCACATGAGCGCTTTGCATTTTTCCCTTCCATTTCTGCGGGATGGCGCTTAACTAAGGAGCCTTACTGGAATATTTCCAGAGACCTAATCTCTGACTTAAAACTGAGAGCTTCCTATGGTTCTTTAGGAAACGGAAATATCAGTTCCTATGTATTCCAAGAACAACTCTCCTTGTCTAAAATGACACGCATTATTGAAGGCGTACAAAATCCAAGCACCAGTGCACCGGCTGTATTACCTGCTGGTCTTACTTGGGAAACCGCTACAACAGCCAACTTTGGTCTGGACTTAGGACTCTTCAACAATAAGTTGTTGATTAATGCAGACTACTATCAGCGTAAAACCATCAATATGTTTACTACAGGTCCTGAACTACCTGCGGTATTTGGTGCAGCTTCTCCCAGAGGCAACTATGCAGATCTGATGACTAAAGGTTTTGAGCTTAGTGTAAGCTATCGTGATCGCTTCCTGCTGGCGGAAAAACCCTTCAACTACAATATCAGAGCTATTCTATCCGATAATAAATCTACCATTCTCAAATACAACAACAGCCGCAAACTGTTGAGCGATTACTACGAAGGACAAACACTGGGTGAAATATGGGGATATGTAACTGACGGATTCTTCGTTTCTGAAGAGCAGATTCGTACTTCAGCCAATCAATCGCTATTCCTTTCTACTGCTGCAGGTGTTTGGCGCGTAGGAGATATTAAGTTTAAAGATCTAAATAACGACGGGGTTATCGATTACGGAGACAACACTGTAAATAATCCTGGTGATAAAGTGATTATCGGTAATTCGTCGCCACGATATCGCTTTGGATTGAACCTTTCTGCCGATTGGAATCGTTTATTCTTCTCTGCATTCATTCAAGGTGTAGGAAAAAGAGATTGGTATCCGAGCCGCGGTGCCAACACTTTCTGGGGACAGTATAATGCACCTTACGGGCATCCTCCAGTTTCACAAATAGGCAATATCTGGTCCGAAGATAATCCCAATGCATACTTCCCTCGCTATACTGCTTATTTGGCATGGACAGCAGGTGGTGTACTTCGTGAAGTACAAACCCGTTATCTACAGAATGCAGCATACGTACGCTTAAAGAATATTCAGCTGGGTTATAATCTGCCTGATCAATGGTTACGCAAAGCTGGTATTAAAGGTGCCAGTGTATATGTATCAGGAGAAAACCTTTATACCTACTCACCTATGTTCAAGTATACCAAGAACAATATCGATCCAGAAAACGTTTCGGAGTCCGATCAGTTGCTGGGTGATGGTAACCAAGGTGACGGGTTTAACTATCCCATGTTGAAGAGTGTATCGTTCGGTTTATCAATAACATTCTAAGGTGTGTTATGAAATAGCTCTCGGTATGAGTTATTCCATTCAAAACCATTAAAACAAAAAGCAGATGAAAAATATTATCACAATAATAGGTGCAACAACATTACTCTTTGCATCATGCAATAAATTAGATCAGATTCCTAAATCCACTGTGAGCAAAGAAGCTGTATTCAATAGCGAAGCAGGTCTGAAACTTTATACCAACTCTTTCTACACCTTATTGCCCACATCCAATGACATTTTGAAAGGAGACAATATGGGCGACTTTGTAGCCAGAAAAGATGTTCCTGACTTTTTCCGTGCCGGAGCTTTCGGTCCGGCACAAAGTACAGGGTGGACCTGGACAAGTTTAAGAAACATCAACTATTTCTTGGAAAATAATAATTCTTCTAGTGTAAGTGAGGCTGTGCGTAATAACTACAATGGTATTGCACGCTTGTTCCGCGCGCTATTTTACTTCGAAAAAGTAAAACGCTTTGGCGATGTTCCTTGGATCAATCGCACATTATCTACTAATGATGAATTATTATACAGTGGTCGTGATCCGCGTGCACTAGTAATGGATTCGGTGTTAAATGATCTTAACTATGCTATTGAAAATATATCGGCTGCATCTGAAGCTACCAGAACACGCATAACACGTACTGTAGCTCAAGCACTCAAGTCTCGTATTTGCTTATTTGAAGGCACTTACAGAAAGTATCATACAGAACTAAATCTTCAGTCTACAGCCAATCGTTGGTTGCAGGAAGCGGCAGATGCTGCCCAAGCCGTAATCAACTCCAATTTGTATTCTCTGGCAAATATTACGGATATAGAGAATGGATACCGCAACCTGTTTATCAGCACATCTGTCAATTCCGAAACCTTGCTCTGTATTGCTTACAGTCAAGAGCTGGGAGTATTTCATGATGCCAACTGGTATTATACAAGTGCAACGGCAGGTGATCGCTTGAGCTTTACTCGTAAGTTCATCAACACCTACCTGCGCTCTGACGGTACACCATTTACCGACTTACCTGATTATAAGACTCAAACTTTCATGAGCGAGACTAAAAATAGAGACAAACGTTTAAATCAAACCATCCGCACTCAAGGATATACCCGCATCAACGGAACACAAACCGTAAACGTGCCACCGCAATTCTCGCAAACCTATACGGGATACCAGCCCGCAAAATGGGTAAACCCCGACATGGGCTTGGATGGAGGTTCGCGTAATGCATCCAATATTCCTATCATTCGCTATGCAGAAGTATTACTAAACTACGCTGAAGCAAAAGCCGAATTAGGAACACTCACTGATGAAGACTGGGCCAATACCATTGGTCAGTTAAGAAAAAGAGGAGGCATTACCGGAGGTCTGAGCACTAAACCTACACAAGCTGATAATTATATACGTCAAAATTATTTCCCCAATATATCAGATCCTGTTATTCTGGAAGTAAGAAGAGAACGTGGAATTGAACTGGCATTAGAAGGTTTTCGTTTTTACGACATCATTCGTTGGAAACGTGGCGAGCTATTTACCGATACTTGGAACGGTATGTATGTTCCAGCCTTAAACACAATGATGGACTTGAATGAAGATGGCGTAAACGATGTATATTTCTACACCGAACGTCCTTCCAATATGCAATCAGGAGTAATCTATATTAACGTTGCACCTGAAGTAAATGGACAACCCAATAATATGATTCTGTCCGAGACAAATAAAGGAGAAATTCAGTGGATGAACACCATTCCGAGAGTATGGAACGACCGTATGTACTTATATCCTATCCCGCTGAATGATTTGACACTAAATCCTAACCTCAAACAAAATCCAAACTGGTAATCTTAAAAACAAAAAGAACATGAAATTCGTATTCAATATTTGTTTTTCGCTATTATTAATTTCAGGATATAGTTGTTCAAAAAGCAACAATGATAGTAAAGCCGGCTCTGATTCGAGTAATATCCTGAAAGTAATGACCTATAATATTCATATAGCAAATCCTCCATCTGCCCCTAATGTGGTGGATGTAGAGGCTATTGCCAAAGTAATTAATAATGTAAAACCTGATTTAGTTGCCCTACAGGAAGTGGATCGTTTTACCGACCGTTCCGGTAAAGACCTGGATCAGGCGAAGAAGCTGGCTGAGTTAACTGGCATGGAGTATAGATTCTTTAAAGCCATTGACCGTTCCAACGGTGAATATGGTTTAGCAATTCTTTCTCGTTTTGCCATTGAAGAGTCTCAGGTATTTTCACTCCCTGTAGAACAGGGAACTGGCGCTGAGCTAAGAGCATTAGGTTTGGTACGTGTAAAGTACAAAAACGACCAGGAACTGATTTTTGCTACTACTCACCTGGATCATCTCGCCGATGCCAATCGCGAACTGCAATCCAAAGAAATACTAAAAGCCTTCAAAAGCTATCAGAAATATCCTATTATTCTAGGAGGTGATTTTAACATGAATCAGTCCAATACTACATGGAATACCTTAAAGCTGGCTTTTAATGTACCTTGCACTATGTGTCCACCCACCCACTCGGCTAGCAATCCTCAAACCGCGATTGACTATATTATACTAAACAATGTTGCGAAAAACGTTTTTACTGTAAAATCTTATAACACGTATCCCGAGACATATGCTTCGGATCATTTACCTGTAGTTGTAGAATTGAAATATTAAATATATGACACAAATTGATTTTGGGAAGAGAGCACTCTTGTACGAGAATTATTTATTGGAGAAGGTAATGCCGTTTTGGATGGAGCATTCCATCGATAAGGAATACGGTGGTTATTTTACTTGCCTGGATCGGAAAGGACAGGTTTATGATCAGGATAAATTCATGTGGCTGCAGTGTCGTCAGGTATGGACATTGTCAATGTTGTACAATAATCTCGAGAAAAATGAAGCATGGTTGGATGCAGCCTTAAAAGGTGCCGAGTTCTTAATCAAACACGGTCGCGATGAAAATAAAGACTGGTATTTTGCACTGGATCGGGCCGGTAAGCCATTAGTGCAGCCTTATAATATCTTTTCAGATTGTTTTGCAACCATGGCTTTTGCTCAGTTGTATAAAGCCACAGGAAACCCCGAACATGCAACTATAGCCAAAGAAACCTTTGAGCGGATTTTACAAAGAAGAGATAATCCTAAAGGCAAATACTTAAAACAGATTCCGGAGAATCGCCAACTAAAAGGATTCTCATTACCAATGATCTTATGCAATCTGGTACTAGAAATTGAGCATTTGCTAGAACCCCAGTTAGTACAAGAAACACTGAATTACGGAGTGAATGAAGTACTAAATGTATTTTATAAAAAAAACCTGGGACTGATTTTAGAAAACGTAGCTCCGGATGGAAGCTTTGTAGATTGCTTCGAAGGGCGCCTCATCAATCCGGGCCATGGACTAGAATCTATGTGGTTTGTAATGGATGTTGCAAAGAAACTGAATGACGATACTCTCATTCAGAAATGCGTTGATATAAGTTTGCAACTCCTCAACTACGGTTGGGATCAGCAATACGGTGGTATCTTTTATTTTCTGGATGTAAAAGGGTATCCTCCACAACAATTGGAATGGGATCAAAAACTTTGGTGGGTACATCTAGAATCTTTGATCACAGCACTGAAAGGATATCAATTAACCGGCAATCAAGATTGCCTGAAGTGGTATGAGAAATTACACGATTATACATGGTCGCATTTTGTAGATGAAGAATACGGAGAAATGTATGGGTATTTGAACCGCCGTGGAGAAGTACTGTTGGAGCTAAAGGGTGGAAAATGGAAAGGCTGCTTCCATGTACCAAGAGCACTTTATCAGCTAGCAAAGCTGGCACATACAATTAATAACGACCCTTCCAAAGGGAAATAAAAATAATCTAAATGGAGGTAGATAAACAACAAAATGGTTCTGTGCAAAAATCAGGGTATCTATTACCACTTTGCGCTTTAGCTGTTCTGTATTTCCTAATGGGATTTACAACTGTGTTAAACGACACCTTGGTACCCTTCTTTAAACAGGGATTTAATTTAACATACTCCCAATCATCGCTGGTACAGTTCTACTTTTACCTCACCTACGGCCTTATATCCATACCTGCAGGAAAGCTTGTAGGAGCAATTGGGTATAAAAAGGGAATGGTGGTGGGCTTCTGTGTGGCTGCATTGGGATCCTTCCTTTTTTATCCGGCTTCACAGTTCCACCACTATGCATTGTTTTTGGCAGCATTATTTGTAATTGCCATAGGCATTGTGACGTTGCAGGTTTCTGCAAATCCTTACATCACTGATTTGGGAGCGGAGTCCAGTGCTGCATCACGCCTTACGCTTATTCAGGGTGTGGGTTCCATCGGCACTACGCTCGCTCCTGTTTTCGGGGCACACTTTATTCTATCGCGCTTAGAAGCCGCTCCCGATCAAGCCTCGGGTGTATTGGTAAAGCCCTACTTGATGATTGCATCTACCCTATTATTGGTAGGCATCATTGTGTATTTGCTAAAACTCCCTCAAGTAACTAGTAGCATTAGCCATAAAGATAATAAAGGTATTCTCGAAATCATTCGGCAACATCCTAATCTCAAATTTGGCATCCTAGGTATTTTTTGCTATGTAGGAGCTGAGGTAGCAATAGGAACCTACCTTACTAATTATGTTGCAGATGTTTTGCATATCACAGAACACAAAGCCAATGTATATGTATCTTATTATTGGGGAGGCATGTTGGTAGGCCGCCTGATTGGGGCTTATATATTACGCTTCTTTAAAACCCAAAATGTACTGGCTGTAATCGCTCTTATAGCAATAGTATTGATTTTAGGATCGGTGTTAAGCAGTGGTAATATCGCAGTGTGGCTGATGATTGCAGTAGGATTGTGCAATTCGATAATGTTTGCATCGATATTTTCCCTTTCGGTGAGAGGACTAGGAGCTTCTACCGGCAAAGCTTCTGGGTTGCTTTCTACTGCTATACTTGGCGGTGCTATCATCACCTACTTCCAGGCAGTACTAAAAGATAACCTGACATGGGGCATATCATTCTTAATCCCTGCCCTATGTTATCTTTATATCTTCCTTTACGGTTGGAAATTAAGTCAGAAAACAGCACCTACAACATAACTTTTTTCTTCTAATAGGGTTCAATAGTCACAAGCGAGGCTTTTGCCTCGCTTTTTCACTTCTATTGCTTTATGGGCTTATACCCCTAAGCCTCCCATTACTTCAAGCTCCTGCCCCCGCTGTGGCATGCCATCAATAATAGGCATCGCTTTCATGATAAGAGCCCGAACATTTTCATCTTGCAGCGAATGGTCATGATCCTCTTTGCTATCCCAAACCTCTGTAACATATACGGAATTCTCGTCAGCGGGATCTTTACTCACCGCATAGATATGACAACCTTTTACTTGAGACAACAGTTGAGCAGCCTGCAATAAGATATCTCTTAAAGTATCCACATGACCAGGCTTTGCCGTAATCTTGCCGTGTAGTAAGTACTTAGTAGCCATAATAAAAGTTTGGAGGTAAATAATAAACTGCTTTCTTATTCATTTATTCTGAATAAGTAAGTTCTATTTCGTGAAGTATAGGGATACCATCATACCCCACAAGAGGAATAGAAGGCTTTATTTTCCGAGCGTCTTCTATTGCGTTCAAATGAATGGCCGTAATCGTAAAGCCTCGCTTCTGATAAAACCGTAAAGCACGAGTGTTATCATTAGTCGTAGCCAGCCAAAGCTTTTTATGATGTCCACTCTTATAAAAATCAATAATAGCTGCTACAAGTGCAGTGCTTACTCCGTGTCCTTCCGAAAAACTATCCAAAGAAACGATTTCTATTGCTTCATTCTCTATGGTAAATGTGAGCAAACCCTTAATATCATTATCTTCTATATACAAAAAAGATTCCAGATCAGCCACTCTATGTTTTTTGCCCCGTGAAATCATAAAATCCGAGCCCCACCGCTCCAGAAAAAGTTGTCGGATTTTGCATTTAAACTGTTCCTCCGCTAATTGAATCATAATTTACCGTTCTCAAAACCCTTCTAACGATTCAAATACTCTTCCATTAAACAAATCTACCCTCTTAATATTTTTTCCATCTTCTTTCCTTTAGCTAGCTCATCCACTAGTTTGTCTAGATAACGCACTTTTCGGGTAAGAGGGTTCTCAATTTCCTCAATACGATAACCACATATCACCCCAGTAATTAACTGTGCATTAGGATGTAGCCGAGCCCTTTCAAAAAAAGTTTTGAAAGTTACTTTTTCATCAATTAGCTGCTGCAGATGTTTTTCGCTAAATCCGGTAAGCCATTCGATAACCTGATGCAATTCTTCCTTGGTTCTACCCTTACGTTCGATCTTGGTTACATAATGCGGGTAAACCGAAGCAAACGTCATACTCGCAATACGCTCATGGTGTTTATCATTGTTATTCATAAAATATGTTTTAAAATGCAAGTAAAAACAGTTTCTAAATTATTTCTTCTTTTGGCACTAAGGTGCTAATTAATCGCTACCACTAACCCCACAGATAATATTTGTAAATATGTAGTAAATAATAATAAAAAGAAGAGCCAAAAATTTAGTAAAAGAATTATTATCAATAATAAATGATGATAATTAGATTTATGAGGAAAATCTACTTAAATCCAATATATAATCTGATATTCGACGAACCTCACTTTGAGAAAAAATGGGATCAAGATAGGTTATAAAACCAATCAATTCATCCAAAGTTAAGACTTTAACATGCTGAAACTCCTCTTTGGGTTTTGAGTTAATCATGACGATGATATTCCTCAACGGTATCTTTCTATCACCCCAATGATGTTTTGAAAGACTATGAACAATACCTTGATTTAGGATTCTATAAAAAGCAAAATTTGCACGCTTTACTTGCTGAACAGGAGAATACAAATCTAGATTATGTAGAGACTTTTTGCTCCAGTTTTTCGTTTCAATGAGAAATACCCCCGATGGAGCAACCAAAAGATGATCTATCTGAATAGACTGAATATAATTTTTTTCAAGATGATTATAAATAGGATTATGAAACAACAACTTAAAATCATTTATAAGTACATACTCATCCGACAATGTTTCAAGCGTCTTTACAACTTTAAATTCTCCTAATGCTCCATGGATATAGCTTTCTAGACCGCTTATAATATTATATTTATATTCAAGGCTCATCAAAGACTCCGCAGCACTCTCCATAACAGCATTATCAAAGTTCTGACGAATATATTGGAGCCTATCCATTTTTTCTTGATGAACCTGTACGGATGTCTCAATAAATTCTTCAACCTTTTTATTGATATTCTTTTCCAAGCGTAATACCTTCCACTTATAAAGTATTTTTTGGGGCCATCGGATAATTTTTTCAATTGGACTGGATGCTGAAAAATTCGAAGAAAATATCGTTTTACTTTTTAATTCCAATATTTCCTTTTGTAGTTGCTGCTCATAATTATTACGATCCTTTTCTATTATATCCTCCATATAGGATATATGAGAAATTAACTCCTCTTTTTCTTTTTCAATTTTTCGTTGATGCTGGGAAATAATGTTTTGTCGTAATGACGGAAAATTTTTCTGAAACTGAATAACCTCTCTTAGTGATTTAAATTCAGAAATATTACATTCATGAAGATGTTTCTTTATGGCAGTTAGGCAAGCAACAGAATTGTAAACCTTACACATACTCTTTCGAAAAACAGACGGAATAAATATTAGGTCGCTCCTAATTATTATAACTCCAAGTACTACCTCACATCCATTACTATATCATTCAAATATAAACTTTTAATTCAAAAGTGTATAAAACCGCTAGCCGAATACAAAAGCAAAAAGCCGCTATAATATAGCGGCCTATTTAAAATGCGTTAAGGAATTTACCATTTTTCTACTTCTTCATGGCTGGCGCTAGAAGCACCGCTATCAGAAGATTTAGGTGCCACATTCTCCACCAGTTTTTCATCGTTGCTAGGATCTTCCAGAGGTTTTTCCTCAACGATAGTAGGAGAAGGTGCTACATAACCACCGGTTGCCGGTATGGGAGACTGCTCATCATCATATTCATGATTGAAAGCGTCAAAATCAAAATCCGGCATCAGCTCGGTTTTTACGTAATCCACGGCTTCATTTAAAGCCTTAAGAAATTTATTAAAATCTTCTTTGTAAAGGAATACCTTATGTCTATCGTATCCATTATCATCGAACCGTTTGCGGCTCTCTGTAATTGTAAGATAGTAATCGTTTCCTTTGGTAGCCCTTACATCAAAAAAATAGGTTCTTCTTTTTCCTGCACGAAGCCTTTTGCTATAAATGGCTTCCAGTTTTTTTTCGTTGTTTCCGTTCTCCACTGTTAGAAAGATTTACTTTAAACAAGTTTTTATGAGCAAACAAATATAAGTATGTTTTTGAAAAAACAAGAAATTTGTTATAAATAGTTTAATTTTCTTTACTGGTTTATTTTCCGCCCGTTAGCGTAATAAATTCTTATAAATTACCCCTTTTTGATGGGATTTTGAATTGCATATTTATAAAAAAATCTGCACTTTTCCTTTGGCAAATCATACAAAAATATTCATTATTCAAAAAAATAGCATATCTATTAACAGAAATCCGCCCCCGGAAAGCTATAGTGCTTACCGAAAGTCGGATCTAAAGATATATGTAGATAGCTCTTAGAGGTTGTATCCCAAGCTGATGTAATACAGTCCACCTACTCTCGGATTCCCAAAGGCGCTGTAATAGTACTTATTCAAAACATTGGAACCTCCCAACTTGATGATAATTTTAGCTGGCAGAATACGATAAGATACTTGAGCATCCAGTGTACCATAGGCCGGTATAGGCCCTGAACCAAATGTACCCTGCCAGTCTACTTTATCCTGCCATCTGTACAATACATTAAAGCCAAGGTTTCGAGTAACCGCCTCATTCGACACACTGATATTGTAACGATATTTTGGAGTATTAAAGAACGCAATAAAACCGTCGGGTACATCCTTCAGCACATCACTGGAGAAGTTAGCCGCTAAGGTATAACCCTTATAAAATCTATATTCTCCGCCGATGCCCCAACCGTAAGATGTCACATTCACATCGGTATTGGTAACAAATGAAAAATTCTCAGAGGTAAATGGGCTTGCCAAATCCACAGCCGCATTCGCCGGATTGCCGC encodes the following:
- the fucP_4 gene encoding L-fucose-proton symporter, with translation MEVDKQQNGSVQKSGYLLPLCALAVLYFLMGFTTVLNDTLVPFFKQGFNLTYSQSSLVQFYFYLTYGLISIPAGKLVGAIGYKKGMVVGFCVAALGSFLFYPASQFHHYALFLAALFVIAIGIVTLQVSANPYITDLGAESSAASRLTLIQGVGSIGTTLAPVFGAHFILSRLEAAPDQASGVLVKPYLMIASTLLLVGIIVYLLKLPQVTSSISHKDNKGILEIIRQHPNLKFGILGIFCYVGAEVAIGTYLTNYVADVLHITEHKANVYVSYYWGGMLVGRLIGAYILRFFKTQNVLAVIALIAIVLILGSVLSSGNIAVWLMIAVGLCNSIMFASIFSLSVRGLGASTGKASGLLSTAILGGAIITYFQAVLKDNLTWGISFLIPALCYLYIFLYGWKLSQKTAPTT
- the mshD gene encoding Mycothiol acetyltransferase, whose translation is MIQLAEEQFKCKIRQLFLERWGSDFMISRGKKHRVADLESFLYIEDNDIKGLLTFTIENEAIEIVSLDSFSEGHGVSTALVAAIIDFYKSGHHKKLWLATTNDNTRALRFYQKRGFTITAIHLNAIEDARKIKPSIPLVGYDGIPILHEIELTYSE